One Faecalicatena sp. Marseille-Q4148 DNA window includes the following coding sequences:
- a CDS encoding discoidin domain-containing protein produces MSEEKQTEAANERGELQTEAGCGQLDKITEVMGGTASNIVELVFGNQVRGKITFLEETIFRYDVDPTGIFASYAVPREEAHTAKIQQCPDESEWYTKPEAVIVDGAQEAVIQCGATEVVFEKATAKMSIRRNGAVVMEEAEALTLTDVEAVQKLVKHEKEQFYGGGTQNGRFVHTGKTIQIVNESAWMDGGVASPNPFYFTTAGYGVLRNTFSDGCYDFGETKEDIVSTVHKESKLSAYYFITDAENERRKVQDLLRGYYHVTGNPLLLPEYGFYEGHLNCYNRDGWSEEAGDKAWNVKGTQPFDSEGITKYESGMATGYRLSEGQHSESLNGERPTVATENYPADVDAPYEYSARAVLDDYIKYDMPLGYFLPNDGYGGGYGQNGYYVQGGVNEDGSSSEERIAAVDANVANLARFTEYANSKGVAAGLWTESNLAPDSDSQTYWHLLRDFKKEVSIGGATTLKTDVAWVGPGYSFQLNGVKTAYDIITTREQFRPNIISLDGWAGSQRFNSVWSGDQTGGNWEYIRFHIPTYIGSSLSGNPNIGSDMDGIFGGKALIAARDFQWKSFTPQMLNMDGWGSYMKAPFTFGDPYTGINRMYMKMKAELMPYIYTSAVSASNIETGNDDTGLPMIRAMFLEYPNDEYAYSRTMQYQFMFGSDILVAPVYKNTMADEMGNDVRNHIYLPDKEEIWIDYLTGEKYAGGQVLNNFDAPLWKLPVFVKNGAILPKYEENNTPDEIDKSNRIVEFWPAGERSYTVYEDNGTYIQNDTTEEETYGTIDHISYGDHVSTTYTSKVEGTTAILTAETSRGNYEGYEKLRSTTFVVHLTEKPESITAVNGACELKMKEMKCLAEFEACEAKAGEAVWFYEAEPVIRTYASEEEKILKDLVAKVKCAPKLHVKLAKADTQTEMQTVEIKGFVSEFNRMAEKEHDGLQAPILSAPEEMKTSVSIGLTWTEIPGAAAYEMLVDGRLYTMGNALSYVHDDLEYHSEHTYQIRSRNAEGYSAWSEVLVTSSLSDPWRNEIGALGTVTWTGGDEAGALKYATDHSFRGLFFAVGDVAGDRTPFIYDFGAAYELDRFEYYPRDNYGSGCVQKMNVYSSLDGKHWKLEWDGASQDDWTYNADLEVEENAKVVPLSGVSARYLKLEVVKSIRNYFASHELPVFKKDGSKPFAVGSTNKNEIVSEGDYINMKNYLGTCVKDGSNFVDQIQKRSGDVNMNGIYDVYDYAFTMFKLDGGTKQTGKASGEAHLAADREEVKAGETFNMIVSAECAENINAFGQVINYNPSHMEFVSAAGNDSVAEMENLTIAKTYSDGTAYVNLAFANRGDKPLYSGSGELAVITMKALADIRPAEELVCDSVQLIGPEYDIAGENEVAEETKEAEEKKIDK; encoded by the coding sequence ATGAGTGAAGAAAAGCAGACTGAAGCAGCGAACGAAAGGGGCGAACTGCAGACAGAGGCAGGCTGCGGGCAGCTTGACAAAATTACAGAAGTAATGGGCGGAACCGCTTCCAATATTGTGGAACTGGTATTTGGGAATCAGGTAAGAGGAAAGATTACATTTCTGGAAGAAACGATTTTTCGCTATGACGTAGATCCGACAGGAATATTTGCAAGTTATGCGGTACCGAGAGAAGAGGCGCATACAGCGAAGATCCAGCAGTGTCCGGATGAGTCAGAATGGTATACAAAACCGGAAGCGGTTATCGTGGACGGGGCTCAGGAAGCGGTAATTCAGTGTGGCGCAACAGAAGTTGTATTTGAGAAAGCCACAGCCAAAATGAGTATTCGAAGAAATGGCGCTGTTGTCATGGAAGAAGCAGAAGCGCTGACGCTGACTGACGTTGAGGCAGTTCAGAAGCTGGTAAAGCATGAAAAAGAGCAATTCTATGGAGGCGGCACACAGAATGGCCGTTTTGTACATACAGGAAAGACAATCCAGATTGTTAATGAGAGTGCGTGGATGGACGGAGGTGTTGCATCTCCGAATCCGTTTTATTTTACAACTGCGGGTTACGGCGTTTTAAGAAATACATTTTCAGATGGATGTTATGACTTTGGAGAAACGAAAGAAGATATCGTAAGTACAGTTCATAAAGAATCCAAACTGAGTGCATATTATTTTATTACGGATGCTGAGAATGAACGCCGCAAAGTGCAGGATTTATTGCGTGGATATTATCACGTTACAGGAAATCCGCTGCTGCTTCCGGAATATGGATTTTATGAAGGGCATTTGAACTGTTATAACCGTGACGGCTGGTCCGAGGAAGCCGGAGATAAGGCTTGGAATGTTAAGGGAACACAGCCTTTCGACAGTGAGGGGATCACAAAATATGAAAGCGGTATGGCAACTGGATATCGTTTATCAGAAGGACAGCATTCAGAATCATTGAATGGGGAGCGTCCGACTGTTGCAACAGAGAATTATCCGGCAGATGTGGATGCGCCGTATGAGTATTCTGCGCGGGCTGTGCTGGATGATTATATAAAATATGACATGCCGCTGGGATATTTTCTGCCAAATGACGGATACGGCGGAGGATATGGACAAAATGGTTATTACGTTCAAGGCGGTGTCAACGAAGACGGCTCCAGTTCGGAAGAACGTATCGCAGCAGTCGATGCAAATGTAGCGAACCTTGCAAGATTTACAGAGTATGCCAACAGCAAAGGTGTGGCAGCAGGACTCTGGACTGAAAGCAATCTGGCGCCGGATTCCGACAGTCAGACATACTGGCATTTGCTTAGAGACTTTAAGAAAGAAGTTTCAATCGGAGGTGCCACAACATTAAAGACAGATGTTGCATGGGTAGGACCGGGATACTCTTTCCAGCTTAATGGTGTAAAAACAGCCTATGATATCATTACAACAAGAGAGCAGTTCCGGCCAAACATCATCTCCCTCGATGGCTGGGCAGGTTCACAGCGGTTCAACAGTGTGTGGAGTGGAGATCAGACCGGAGGAAACTGGGAATATATCCGATTCCATATTCCGACTTATATTGGAAGTTCTCTAAGCGGCAATCCGAATATCGGAAGTGATATGGATGGTATTTTCGGTGGAAAAGCGCTGATCGCAGCCCGGGATTTCCAGTGGAAATCTTTCACACCGCAGATGCTTAATATGGATGGCTGGGGAAGTTATATGAAAGCGCCGTTTACTTTCGGAGATCCATATACAGGAATCAACCGGATGTATATGAAAATGAAAGCAGAGCTTATGCCATATATTTACACAAGTGCGGTATCCGCTTCTAATATTGAAACAGGAAATGACGATACAGGACTCCCGATGATCCGCGCGATGTTCTTAGAATATCCAAATGATGAATATGCGTACAGCAGAACGATGCAGTATCAGTTTATGTTTGGTTCTGACATTCTTGTTGCGCCGGTTTACAAAAATACGATGGCAGATGAGATGGGAAATGATGTGCGAAACCACATTTATCTGCCGGATAAAGAAGAGATCTGGATTGATTATCTCACCGGAGAAAAATATGCAGGCGGTCAGGTACTCAATAATTTTGATGCTCCTCTTTGGAAGCTTCCGGTATTTGTGAAAAACGGGGCAATTCTTCCGAAATATGAAGAAAATAATACACCGGACGAGATTGATAAGTCAAATCGGATTGTAGAGTTCTGGCCGGCAGGGGAAAGAAGCTATACTGTGTATGAGGATAACGGAACCTATATTCAGAATGATACGACAGAAGAGGAAACATACGGAACGATCGATCATATTTCTTATGGAGATCATGTCTCCACAACATATACTTCCAAAGTGGAAGGAACAACAGCGATTCTGACAGCGGAAACTTCCAGAGGAAATTATGAAGGATATGAGAAACTTCGCAGCACTACTTTTGTAGTACATTTAACCGAAAAGCCGGAGAGCATTACGGCAGTCAACGGAGCTTGCGAACTGAAAATGAAAGAAATGAAGTGTCTGGCAGAGTTTGAAGCGTGTGAAGCAAAGGCCGGAGAAGCTGTATGGTTCTACGAAGCAGAGCCTGTGATCCGTACATATGCGTCAGAAGAAGAAAAAATATTGAAAGATCTTGTGGCAAAGGTAAAATGCGCTCCGAAACTGCATGTAAAACTGGCAAAGGCAGATACGCAGACAGAGATGCAGACGGTAGAAATCAAAGGATTTGTCAGTGAATTTAACCGTATGGCAGAAAAAGAACATGATGGACTGCAGGCGCCGATACTAAGTGCACCGGAGGAAATGAAAACATCCGTATCCATTGGACTTACATGGACTGAAATTCCGGGAGCAGCTGCATATGAGATGCTTGTAGACGGACGTTTGTATACAATGGGGAATGCGCTGTCTTATGTGCATGATGATTTGGAATACCATTCCGAACATACATATCAGATACGCTCAAGAAATGCAGAAGGTTACTCTGCATGGAGCGAAGTGCTTGTGACAAGTTCACTGTCAGATCCGTGGAGAAATGAAATCGGTGCGCTTGGAACAGTGACATGGACCGGCGGAGATGAAGCAGGTGCACTGAAATATGCTACAGACCATAGTTTCCGTGGATTATTCTTCGCAGTAGGCGATGTCGCCGGGGACCGCACTCCATTTATCTATGATTTCGGAGCGGCATATGAGCTTGACCGTTTCGAATACTATCCGCGCGATAACTATGGAAGCGGCTGTGTGCAGAAAATGAATGTATATTCCAGTCTCGACGGAAAACACTGGAAACTTGAGTGGGACGGCGCTTCTCAGGATGACTGGACATATAATGCCGATCTGGAAGTAGAAGAAAATGCGAAAGTCGTTCCTCTTAGCGGCGTCAGTGCACGTTATCTGAAGCTTGAAGTTGTGAAATCGATCCGTAACTACTTCGCATCCCATGAACTTCCAGTATTTAAGAAAGACGGAAGCAAGCCGTTTGCCGTTGGAAGTACCAATAAGAATGAAATCGTTTCCGAAGGCGATTATATAAATATGAAGAATTATCTGGGAACTTGTGTGAAAGATGGTTCCAATTTTGTTGATCAGATCCAGAAACGAAGCGGAGATGTGAACATGAACGGCATCTATGATGTATATGACTATGCATTTACGATGTTTAAACTGGACGGTGGTACGAAACAGACCGGAAAGGCTTCCGGAGAGGCGCATCTTGCAGCGGATCGGGAGGAAGTGAAAGCAGGAGAAACATTTAATATGATAGTTTCTGCTGAATGTGCTGAAAATATTAATGCCTTCGGTCAGGTAATCAATTACAATCCGTCCCATATGGAGTTTGTTTCTGCAGCAGGAAATGACAGCGTAGCAGAGATGGAGAATCTAACGATAGCCAAGACGTACAGTGACGGTACCGCTTATGTGAATCTGGCATTTGCGAACAGGGGCGATAAGCCGCTTTACAGTGGAAGCGGTGAGCTTGCGGTGATTACGATGAAAGCCCTTGCAGATATCCGTCCGGCAGAAGAACTTGTATGTGACAGTGTACAGCTGATCGGACCGGAATATGATATCGCCGGAGAAAATGAAGTGGCTGAGGAAACGAAAGAAGCAGAAGAAAAAAAGATTGACAAATAA
- a CDS encoding C39 family peptidase, protein MAETYSEMQEILEHQAEYPDELLLMLANNPETLEFVKNYPKLQGTVNNADQLKKIREGSIPLLIQWDERWGYGAYGDSNIAISGCGPTCLSMVAAGLRQDTSVTPLAVANYAQEQGYYSEAGTSWDLMTTGCEQFGIHGEELALGESSVKAQLESGHPIICSMGPGTFTTEGHYIVLSGWKNGMIEIHDPNSVSRSKKLWAYGELEPQIKNMWVYSVK, encoded by the coding sequence ATGGCGGAAACGTATTCAGAAATGCAGGAAATATTAGAACATCAGGCAGAATATCCGGATGAACTGCTGCTGATGCTGGCAAATAACCCGGAGACACTGGAATTTGTGAAAAACTATCCAAAGCTGCAGGGAACTGTGAATAACGCAGATCAGCTGAAGAAAATCCGTGAAGGAAGTATTCCGCTTCTGATCCAGTGGGATGAGAGATGGGGATATGGTGCGTACGGTGACAGCAATATTGCAATCAGCGGCTGTGGACCTACCTGTCTTTCCATGGTAGCGGCAGGACTTAGACAGGACACTTCTGTTACACCGCTTGCAGTTGCTAACTATGCACAGGAGCAGGGATATTACAGTGAAGCCGGAACAAGCTGGGATTTGATGACAACGGGATGCGAGCAGTTTGGGATTCATGGCGAGGAGCTGGCTCTTGGAGAGAGTTCTGTGAAAGCGCAGTTAGAGAGCGGTCATCCGATTATCTGCAGCATGGGCCCGGGAACATTTACAACAGAGGGGCACTATATCGTTCTGAGCGGATGGAAAAATGGAATGATAGAGATCCATGATCCGAACAGTGTTTCCAGAAGCAAAAAGTTGTGGGCTTACGGAGAACTGGAGCCTCAGATTAAAAATATGTGGGTATATTCAGTAAAATAA
- the aspS gene encoding aspartate--tRNA ligase → MVQSRTHTCNELRSSDIGKKVVLAGWFENIRKVSKNLGFLVLRDFYGTTQIVIETEEMMQIIDSVNKETTLSIEGVVRERSSKNANLPTGDIEVVPEKISILGRCSYNALPFEINQSREADENARLKYRYLDLRNPSVKEKIVMRSKIVAELRQRMSELDFLEITTPILTCSSPEGARDYLVPARNHPGKFYALPQAPQQFKQILMASGFDRYFQIAPCFRDEDARADRSPGEFYQLDMEMAFASQEDVFQVIEQVLPPVFEKYGVYKSASTLPFARIPYLEAMDKYGTDKPDLRIDLVLQDATEVMADCGFGPFENQIVKAIVVDGFSASRKVIDKICAEVEVQTANKAFWFKVDENGNLVGGISKFLEPRKEEVIQTLGLKAGDFVGLTAGKKLTAQKTAGVLRKLLGAASEKHMKQDCYEFCWIVDFPMYEIGEESGELEFCHNPFSMPQGGMEALKTQEPLEILAYQYDLVCNGVELSSGAVRNHDPEIMIKAFELVGLGEDDVKAKFPAMYNAFCYGAPPHAGIAPGVDRMIMLICGEESIREVIPFPMNKNAMDIMMGAPAEVEQKQLDDVHIMIHLPQEEEQ, encoded by the coding sequence GTGGTTCAGTCAAGAACACATACATGTAATGAATTAAGAAGTTCTGATATCGGGAAGAAAGTTGTTCTCGCAGGATGGTTTGAAAATATTCGTAAAGTCAGCAAAAATCTGGGATTTTTAGTGCTGAGAGATTTTTATGGAACAACACAGATTGTCATTGAGACAGAAGAGATGATGCAGATAATTGACAGTGTTAATAAGGAAACAACACTGTCTATAGAAGGTGTGGTAAGGGAGCGTTCCAGTAAGAATGCAAACCTTCCGACCGGAGATATTGAAGTTGTTCCGGAGAAGATCAGTATTCTTGGCAGATGTTCTTATAACGCACTGCCGTTTGAAATCAACCAGTCAAGAGAAGCTGATGAAAATGCAAGATTAAAATATCGTTATCTGGACCTGAGAAATCCATCTGTAAAAGAAAAAATTGTGATGAGAAGTAAGATTGTGGCAGAACTTCGTCAGAGAATGAGCGAGCTGGACTTCCTTGAGATTACCACTCCGATTCTGACATGTTCTTCTCCGGAGGGAGCACGCGATTACCTTGTTCCGGCAAGAAACCATCCGGGTAAATTCTACGCGCTTCCGCAGGCGCCGCAGCAGTTCAAACAGATTTTGATGGCGTCCGGATTTGACAGATATTTCCAGATTGCGCCTTGCTTCCGTGATGAAGATGCAAGAGCAGACCGTTCACCGGGAGAGTTCTACCAGTTAGATATGGAGATGGCATTTGCTTCCCAGGAAGATGTGTTCCAGGTAATCGAGCAGGTACTTCCTCCTGTATTTGAGAAATACGGCGTATATAAGAGTGCATCGACATTGCCGTTTGCAAGAATTCCGTATCTGGAAGCAATGGACAAGTATGGAACAGATAAGCCGGATTTGAGAATCGATCTTGTTCTTCAGGATGCAACAGAGGTAATGGCAGATTGTGGATTTGGACCATTTGAAAACCAGATTGTGAAAGCGATTGTTGTAGATGGTTTCAGCGCATCAAGAAAAGTGATCGATAAGATTTGTGCAGAAGTGGAAGTGCAGACAGCGAATAAAGCGTTCTGGTTTAAAGTAGATGAGAATGGAAATCTTGTTGGCGGTATTTCTAAATTCTTAGAGCCAAGAAAAGAAGAAGTAATTCAGACACTTGGATTAAAAGCAGGAGATTTTGTCGGACTGACTGCAGGAAAGAAATTGACAGCACAGAAGACAGCAGGTGTTCTTCGTAAATTGCTTGGTGCAGCCAGTGAGAAACATATGAAGCAGGATTGCTATGAATTCTGTTGGATTGTTGATTTCCCGATGTATGAGATTGGTGAAGAATCCGGAGAGCTGGAATTCTGCCACAATCCATTCTCTATGCCGCAGGGCGGAATGGAAGCATTAAAGACACAGGAACCATTAGAGATTCTTGCATATCAGTATGACCTTGTATGTAACGGCGTAGAACTTTCTTCAGGAGCTGTCCGTAACCATGATCCTGAGATTATGATTAAGGCATTTGAACTTGTTGGACTTGGAGAAGATGATGTGAAAGCAAAGTTCCCGGCGATGTACAATGCATTCTGTTATGGAGCGCCGCCGCATGCAGGAATTGCACCTGGAGTTGACCGTATGATTATGCTGATCTGCGGCGAAGAGAGCATTCGAGAAGTTATTCCGTTCCCGATGAACAAAAATGCAATGGACATTATGATGGGTGCGCCGGCAGAGGTAGAGCAGAAGCAGCTTGATGATGTACATATCATGATTCATCTGCCACAGGAAGAAGAGCAATAG
- the htpG gene encoding molecular chaperone HtpG has translation MAAKHGNLSIHSENIFPIIKKWMYSDHDIFIRELVSNGCDAITKLKKLEIMGEYSFPEDYKANIQVIVNPEEKTLKFIDNGIGMTADEVEEYITQIAFSGATQFLEKYKDKTNEDQIIGHFGLGFYSAFMVADEVHIDTLSYKEGAVPVHWTCDGGTEYDMTDGDKTTVGTEITLYLNESSVEFSNEYRVREVLEKYCSFMPTEIFLSNANAEQEYETIPEEELKDDDVVVEHIHEDAKMEEQENENGEKEMVEVSPACEKVKINKRPVPLNDTTPLWAKHPNECTKEDYIAFYRKVFLDYKEPLFWIHLNMDYPFNLKGILYFPKINMEYESIEGTIKLYNNQVFIADNIKEVIPEFLMLLKGVIDCPDLPLNVSRSALQNDGFVNKISEYISKKVADKLVGMCKTDKENYEKYWDDISPFIKFGCLKDEKFCDKMSDYILFKNIDHKYLTLKECVEENGGSLEAAKDAKEEVKEEDKTVIYYVTDEQQQSQYINMFREEKLDAVLLTHNIDSAFISQLEQRNQGIKFQRIDADLTNTFKEEIAKEDEEAIQKQAEEIKSVFQKALNNDKLNVKLEKLKNDAVASMVTVSEESRRMQEMMKMYNMYGMDANMFAPELTLTLNANHPLVKYVLEHQDGEHTNLFCEQLYDLAVLSNQPLSPEAMTKFVARSNEIMMLLAK, from the coding sequence ATGGCAGCAAAGCATGGTAATCTTTCAATTCACAGCGAAAATATTTTCCCAATCATTAAGAAATGGATGTATTCCGATCACGACATTTTTATTCGTGAGCTTGTTTCAAATGGATGCGATGCCATTACAAAGTTAAAAAAGCTTGAAATTATGGGAGAATACAGTTTCCCGGAAGATTATAAGGCGAATATTCAGGTAATTGTAAACCCGGAAGAAAAGACATTAAAATTTATTGATAATGGTATCGGTATGACGGCAGATGAAGTGGAGGAGTATATTACTCAGATCGCTTTCTCCGGCGCAACACAGTTCCTTGAGAAATACAAGGATAAGACAAATGAAGATCAGATCATTGGTCACTTTGGTCTTGGATTCTATTCTGCATTTATGGTTGCAGATGAAGTGCATATTGATACATTGTCTTATAAAGAAGGCGCTGTACCGGTTCACTGGACATGTGATGGCGGAACCGAATATGATATGACAGATGGGGATAAGACAACTGTCGGAACAGAGATTACACTGTATCTGAATGAGAGCAGCGTAGAATTTTCAAATGAATACCGCGTGCGGGAAGTTCTTGAGAAATACTGTTCTTTCATGCCAACAGAGATTTTCTTATCCAATGCAAATGCAGAACAGGAATATGAGACCATTCCGGAAGAAGAGTTAAAAGATGATGACGTTGTTGTAGAACATATCCATGAAGATGCTAAGATGGAAGAGCAGGAAAATGAGAATGGCGAGAAGGAAATGGTAGAAGTTTCCCCGGCTTGTGAAAAAGTAAAAATCAACAAGCGTCCGGTACCGCTCAACGATACAACACCGCTCTGGGCAAAACATCCGAATGAATGTACAAAAGAAGATTATATCGCATTTTACAGAAAAGTATTTCTGGATTATAAAGAACCGCTGTTCTGGATTCACTTAAATATGGATTATCCGTTCAATCTGAAAGGAATTTTATATTTCCCGAAGATTAATATGGAGTATGAATCTATTGAAGGTACGATTAAACTGTATAACAATCAGGTATTTATTGCAGACAACATTAAAGAAGTGATTCCGGAGTTCTTAATGCTCTTAAAAGGTGTAATCGACTGCCCGGATCTGCCATTGAACGTATCAAGAAGTGCGCTTCAGAATGATGGATTTGTCAATAAGATTTCCGAATACATTTCCAAGAAAGTAGCAGATAAGCTTGTGGGAATGTGCAAGACAGATAAAGAGAATTATGAGAAATACTGGGATGATATCAGTCCATTTATTAAATTCGGCTGCTTAAAGGACGAAAAATTCTGTGATAAGATGAGCGATTACATTTTATTTAAGAATATCGACCACAAATATCTTACATTAAAAGAATGTGTAGAAGAAAATGGCGGCTCTCTTGAAGCAGCAAAGGATGCAAAAGAGGAAGTGAAGGAAGAGGACAAGACAGTTATCTACTATGTGACAGATGAACAGCAGCAGAGCCAGTACATCAATATGTTCCGGGAAGAGAAGCTGGATGCGGTACTTCTGACACATAATATTGATTCCGCATTCATTTCTCAGTTAGAGCAGAGAAATCAGGGAATTAAATTCCAGAGAATTGATGCGGATCTGACGAATACATTTAAAGAAGAAATCGCAAAAGAAGATGAGGAAGCAATCCAGAAACAGGCTGAAGAGATTAAGTCTGTATTCCAGAAAGCATTAAACAATGATAAATTAAATGTAAAACTTGAAAAGTTGAAAAATGATGCAGTTGCTTCTATGGTTACAGTATCGGAAGAATCACGCCGTATGCAGGAAATGATGAAAATGTATAATATGTATGGTATGGATGCAAATATGTTTGCGCCGGAATTAACATTAACATTGAATGCGAACCATCCGCTTGTGAAATATGTTCTGGAACATCAAGATGGGGAACACACAAATCTTTTCTGTGAGCAGCTCTACGATCTGGCGGTATTAAGTAATCAGCCGCTGTCACCGGAAGCAATGACAAAATTTGTTGCAAGAAGCAACGAGATTATGATGCTTCTCGCAAAATAA